A portion of the Micromonospora vinacea genome contains these proteins:
- a CDS encoding sensor histidine kinase: MQATSPTRTEALLAVAILGLVTAAVVTEDAPISQAALAGGFGAGWAVLLLVARRWTVPALLATAAGILGYYALELPPVGVAAPAAAILYVAAQRGRVVPAAAVGGSLLAVSVVARLVEGDDISVVIGAGLGSEAALILAVIALGDAVRNRRSLRVTLARQAASAAEERRREAARQVEAERLRIAREVHDTLGHTMSVITLQSAVAREALADAEPGQAEAALAAIHSVSGSAMAELRATLGTLRREPGPREPAPGLPQLRTLVEGVRRGGLPVELRLDGSVDALPTVVGSTVYRIVQEALTNVLRHAHATRATVTIRATPAQLSVEVVDDGRGSAGGTAAETGQGLRGMSERVALLGGTLDAGEAAGGGFRVSVHLPLAAVAA; encoded by the coding sequence GTGCAGGCCACCTCACCCACCCGAACCGAGGCGCTGCTCGCTGTGGCCATCCTGGGCCTGGTCACGGCGGCGGTCGTGACCGAGGACGCCCCGATCTCCCAGGCGGCGCTGGCCGGCGGATTCGGGGCCGGTTGGGCCGTACTGCTGCTGGTGGCCCGGCGTTGGACCGTTCCCGCGCTGCTGGCGACGGCCGCCGGCATCCTCGGCTACTACGCGCTGGAGTTGCCGCCGGTCGGCGTGGCCGCCCCGGCCGCCGCCATCCTCTACGTAGCCGCCCAGCGGGGCCGGGTGGTCCCGGCCGCCGCCGTCGGCGGGAGCCTGCTGGCCGTCTCGGTGGTCGCCCGGCTCGTCGAGGGAGACGACATCTCAGTCGTCATCGGTGCGGGTCTCGGCTCCGAGGCGGCCCTGATCCTCGCCGTCATCGCTCTCGGTGACGCCGTCCGCAACCGGCGTTCGCTACGGGTCACGCTGGCCCGGCAGGCCGCCTCGGCGGCCGAGGAGCGCCGCCGGGAGGCCGCCCGGCAGGTCGAGGCCGAGCGGCTGCGCATCGCCCGGGAGGTGCACGACACCCTGGGACACACGATGTCGGTGATCACCCTGCAATCGGCTGTGGCGCGGGAGGCACTTGCCGATGCCGAGCCCGGCCAGGCCGAGGCCGCCCTGGCCGCGATCCACTCGGTGAGCGGCAGCGCCATGGCCGAGCTGCGTGCCACGTTGGGCACGCTGCGTCGCGAACCCGGGCCGCGCGAGCCGGCCCCCGGTCTCCCCCAGCTGCGTACGCTCGTCGAGGGCGTCCGCCGCGGTGGGCTGCCGGTCGAGCTGCGTCTCGACGGCTCGGTCGACGCCCTGCCGACCGTGGTCGGCAGCACCGTCTACCGGATCGTGCAGGAGGCACTGACCAATGTGCTGCGCCACGCCCACGCCACCCGCGCCACCGTGACGATCCGGGCGACCCCGGCCCAACTGTCGGTGGAGGTCGTCGACGACGGCCGGGGATCCGCCGGCGGCACCGCAGCCGAGACGGGTCAGGGGCTACGCGGTATGTCGGAGCGGGTTGCCCTGCTCGGCGGAACCCTCGATGCCGGCGAGGCCGCCGGCGGCGGCTTCCGGGTCTCGGTCCACCTACCGCTGGCGGCGGTCGCCGCATGA
- a CDS encoding response regulator transcription factor, producing MSDVRVVLVDDQHLVRTGLRALLERAPDITVVGEAGDGRAGVAVTREQRPDVVLMDVRMPGGDGIEATRRILTDPTLTHVRVVMLTTFDDDEYLFDAIRAGAAGFLLKDTPPDALRDAVRVVAGGDALLSPAVTRRVIAAAARSPVADPARLTGLTGRERDVLAQVGTGRSNVEIGAALHLSPDTARTYVSRLLHKLNARDRAQLVVIAYETGLVRPGDS from the coding sequence ATGAGCGACGTACGCGTCGTCCTCGTCGACGACCAGCACCTGGTGCGCACCGGCCTCCGCGCGTTGCTGGAACGCGCCCCGGACATCACGGTGGTCGGCGAAGCCGGCGACGGCCGCGCCGGCGTGGCGGTCACCCGCGAGCAGCGACCCGACGTCGTCCTGATGGATGTCCGGATGCCCGGCGGCGACGGTATCGAGGCCACCCGCCGCATCCTCACCGACCCGACGTTGACCCACGTCCGGGTGGTCATGCTGACCACCTTCGACGACGACGAGTACCTCTTCGACGCCATCCGCGCCGGCGCCGCCGGCTTCCTCCTCAAGGACACCCCGCCCGACGCCCTGCGGGACGCCGTCCGCGTGGTGGCCGGCGGAGACGCGCTGCTGTCACCGGCGGTGACCCGGCGGGTGATCGCCGCGGCCGCCCGCTCCCCCGTCGCGGACCCGGCCCGGCTGACCGGGCTCACCGGGCGGGAACGCGACGTCCTGGCACAGGTCGGCACCGGGCGGTCGAATGTGGAGATCGGGGCGGCCCTGCACCTCAGCCCGGACACCGCCCGCACGTACGTGAGTCGCCTGCTGCACAAGCTGAACGCCCGCGACCGCGCTCAGCTCGTGGTCATCGCGTACGAGACCGGGCTGGTCCGCCCCGGCGACAGCTGA
- a CDS encoding DUF4259 domain-containing protein, protein MGTWDSGPFDNDTAADWCGDLDDADVSKRPNLVREALTRAAGEAGYLDADVACEAIAAVAIVAAQQPSGQPIASPYAPEFLHDGGRVDVPDDVTALAVRAIDRILAADSEWRELWEDADAEGGSEAVDALRDLRKVLAA, encoded by the coding sequence GTGGGAACCTGGGACAGCGGACCATTCGACAACGACACCGCCGCTGACTGGTGTGGCGACCTGGACGACGCCGACGTGTCCAAGCGACCGAACCTGGTCCGGGAAGCGTTGACCAGAGCCGCCGGCGAGGCGGGTTACCTCGACGCCGACGTCGCCTGCGAGGCGATCGCTGCGGTCGCGATCGTGGCGGCACAGCAGCCCAGCGGCCAGCCGATCGCATCTCCGTACGCTCCGGAGTTTCTGCACGACGGCGGCCGGGTGGACGTGCCCGACGACGTGACAGCGTTGGCGGTGAGGGCGATCGACCGAATCCTGGCCGCGGACTCCGAATGGCGCGAGCTGTGGGAAGACGCCGACGCCGAGGGCGGAAGCGAGGCCGTTGACGCGCTCCGCGATCTGCGCAAGGTGTTGGCGGCGTAG
- a CDS encoding DUF1772 domain-containing protein, protein MSRIRLTWIVLIVLVWAAMMSFGGVAAETVMLYPNIFGDAPASLDRAREFLVAGGPSDYFPPLGASVVLTSLAATALTWRNRRLRWYVAAAAVVFIACEFLFSVVFFWPRNEIMFVDPVGTHSPEYLRQVAEEFVAGHWVRLAGGAVTSALAFTALLRFARETAPVRVER, encoded by the coding sequence GTGTCCCGTATCAGGCTGACGTGGATCGTGCTCATCGTGCTCGTCTGGGCGGCGATGATGTCGTTTGGCGGGGTCGCCGCCGAGACCGTGATGCTCTACCCGAACATCTTCGGGGACGCACCCGCCTCGCTGGACCGGGCCCGTGAGTTCCTGGTCGCCGGAGGCCCGAGCGACTACTTCCCACCGCTGGGCGCCTCGGTCGTGTTGACGAGCCTCGCCGCGACCGCCCTCACGTGGCGCAATCGGCGACTGCGGTGGTACGTCGCTGCCGCCGCGGTGGTCTTCATCGCCTGCGAGTTCCTGTTCTCGGTGGTGTTCTTCTGGCCGCGCAACGAGATCATGTTCGTCGACCCGGTCGGCACGCACTCCCCGGAGTATCTTCGCCAGGTCGCTGAGGAGTTCGTCGCCGGCCACTGGGTGCGCCTCGCCGGCGGAGCGGTGACATCCGCGCTGGCATTCACCGCCCTGCTGCGCTTCGCCCGGGAAACCGCGCCGGTACGGGTCGAGCGATGA
- a CDS encoding GNAT family N-acetyltransferase, producing the protein MADLGDVAWPPAPITTERLVLREPEARDRAAFIELLASPEVNAYLGGPRLPAELEREMPGVPERWPGSFVVDLDGVMIGQILLRRATGHRRPAAMGKVELGYLFLPQAWGFGYAAEACAAALDWCDGVLPGEPVALATQTANVGSMRLAARLGFTEVERFHAWDAEQWLGLRSPVTPPA; encoded by the coding sequence ATGGCAGACCTGGGAGACGTCGCTTGGCCGCCTGCCCCGATCACGACCGAGAGGCTCGTGCTCCGTGAGCCCGAGGCCCGGGATCGTGCGGCGTTCATCGAGTTGCTGGCGTCGCCAGAGGTGAACGCCTACCTCGGCGGTCCCCGCCTGCCTGCCGAACTGGAGCGCGAGATGCCCGGGGTGCCCGAGCGGTGGCCCGGGAGCTTCGTCGTCGATCTCGACGGGGTGATGATCGGCCAGATCCTGCTCAGAAGAGCAACGGGGCACCGCCGCCCGGCTGCCATGGGGAAGGTCGAGCTCGGTTACCTGTTTCTGCCGCAGGCATGGGGATTCGGGTACGCCGCCGAGGCCTGCGCGGCGGCACTCGACTGGTGCGACGGCGTCCTTCCCGGCGAGCCGGTGGCCCTCGCCACCCAAACCGCCAACGTCGGCTCGATGCGCCTCGCGGCGAGGCTGGGGTTCACTGAAGTAGAGCGGTTCCATGCCTGGGACGCCGAGCAGTGGCTCGGCCTACGGTCCCCGGTCACGCCGCCTGCTTGA
- a CDS encoding SpvB/TcaC N-terminal domain-containing protein — protein sequence MTTSYPVGGGSWGPGTGSRWRGSADPTGAGAPGGAGGAFGPGGPPTDATGAGSPPAGRAATGPGLGGPAISLPTGGGAIRAIGETFAAHPVTGTGGMSVPVPVSGGRSGFQPDLTLSYDSGAGNGPFGLGWQLPVPAISRRTDRGLPRYDATDTFLLSGEDDLIPVPGGTPVAGHTVQRFRPRTEGAFARIERWTRDSDGDVHWRTLSGSNLLAVYGRDGGSRIGLGGRVHTWLLCETRDDRGNAATYTYKAEDTAGLDLDRPHERHRTDRNVNRYLKSVRYGNTVPLLDPDGRRPVDLTPAQIADAGWLFEVVLDYGEHDPDTPLPADTGDWTCRPDPFSTYRAGFEVRTYRLCHRILMFHHFPDEPELGANCLVRAVELEYATGPVLSTLVEVTQRGYAPAAGGGHTSAALPPVTFEYTPATIAPTTRELERGSLENLPAGVDGRTELWVDLDGEGLAGVLTGHEGALYYRPNLGAGRIGPVAALPTVPSLTDLAGGRQQLVDVNGDGRIELVQLGTVPAGFVRRTDDAGWSGFQPFRELPAVDWASPDLLLLDLTGDGRADLLIAGDTVLSWHESLAEAGYGPARPALWPADEDRGPRLLRSDDRQSIFLADMSGDGLTDLVRVRDGSVCYWPNVGYGRFGATVEMDDAPWFTGPDEFDPARVLLTDVDGTGVMDLCYLGRREIRLWYNQSGNGWSAPAELPDLPHVTPDSTVTVTDLLGTGTGCLVWSSPLPGDAVGPVRYLDLAADGKPHLLTRVVNNLGGETTIRYAASTAFQLADRRAGQPWVTGLPFPVQVVERVEQVDRIAGTRLVTGYRYHHGHYDGVEREFAGFGMVEQIDGESFVDHVLGVEAVDGNQDTSPELFQPPVTTKTWYHTGAPVDLSAEWYAGRHLPTAELPTGVSAVELRESRRALRGLPLRQEVYSYDGSAAQEHPYGVVEQTYQVQRLDARVFVAVEREAVSLSYDRQPDEPRISHRLNLVLGPYGTVVQAAAVVYGRTTPDPELPTEVTAEQRRRHVTYGEQLYTPDIDETLPVPAYRIRAAYEAVGHELTGLAPAGPLFTRAELLAGFAAATPIGYEVVADEVSAQRRLLSRSQVRFRDNALTPLPAGQWDSLGLGHQTYQLAFTPAALAAGYGTAVTDADLAAAGYVHLDGGPDWWIPSGEMRYPADPAAHFYLSNGARDALGMATAVTFDDYHLLSERVTIDQAAWSVTTAVNDYRVLGPSLVTDPNGQRRAVRYDELGRVVASALLGRLGAGDGDTLDDPTLTFTYDPFNWVANGQPAYSRGRHRERHGPTNSRWLESYEYSTGTGGVAITKSRVHPGRALEVGEDGVAVEVDADPRWVGTGRTVVNNKGNPVKRYQPYFSTTHEYEDAAALREIGATAIRYYDPLGRAVLTRYPDGTLSRVESTAWSHRLFDANDTVLDSQWYAERGSPAVSDPEPADPATRAAWLAAGHADTPSVIHFDSLGRAVYTEADRGAGQRFGVRTRGDLTGRSSDGYDALGRHIANAATAMHGAGVRSWSAEKGERWVFQDVLGGVRRIWDEHGRTFRTTYDALHRPVGVYVSESAGAERCVQYVVFGDRHPDAATLGLHGVPYLVFDPAGQVRVPEVDFKGNPRRAERRLATDHVDGPDWSPVAAAPDHAALLAAAAPLLESEVFGTAAEYDAVNRPTVVTLPDATELRPTYLEGGMLGRLTARLRGQGAEVEFLSEQDYDALGRRRFARHGNGLVTEYFYDPMTFRLERLLTAGVRDLHYTYDPVGNLTRVAEPGAPTFFGNAAVPAASDYAYDPLYQLVRASGRELAGAPNDAIRDHTDVPPAGSLTDAGAVRAYTEEYEYDPLGNLTVLRHRFRTQAGVGAGWTRHYRYAYQDDPADATNRLTATSLPGDADGGPYSALYAHDAVGNLTVMPHLPALEWNVHDQLRRVDLGGGGEARFVYAASGQRLRKVVDRPGSVQLEWIFLGAVTVFRRRNRVTGVLQHERWTTTIADDTGPVAQVDVKTVDVGGFDPANPLGVPLIRYQLTNHLGSAALETDAAGVLISYEEYHPYGTTAYRYGRSGADLSLKRYRFGGHEVDDETGFCYAGARYYVPWLGRWASSDPGGFADGGNLFRYCRNNPVGMVDPSGFKPTTVKGPETHDISITESHFTGSENPTVEDFRRYLSSHGATLDPRINNKNSVIYYQANVTLNLEGGNWSEHPGGTWVLHAVLPPPAPPKPKPAPPPPPPEPPPAEPPPPAPAPPPEPPPAAPPADSGGKAPAAPGAVGGAAAHTAPAAEKFIWNFKFKGGRGTFRGNILEWLYGMPWRDNTAKYDLETSTTVKQIKTTDRYGKAGDIAREATRDADAAIQANPTGTMAGKRSQAVIITETDAPASAGNAIRTATNPGRGRDIPASATAPEHVRGLPGRTGMLGKGLGIAGFGLSAFALWGDYQHGDWEMGVGDALGAVGGGLELYAIAVPGATVATVSAMTAGLVIGGIGLAAVSYVSMNRAAEVGDTPGVVAGGVGIGAGLAIAAGAIGIAAGSVVIAPVVLAVGIVAAIGVGVFHAGRYFDWW from the coding sequence GTGACGACCAGCTACCCGGTCGGCGGCGGATCGTGGGGGCCGGGGACCGGCTCCCGGTGGCGCGGCTCCGCCGACCCGACCGGCGCCGGCGCTCCCGGCGGGGCGGGTGGGGCATTCGGACCGGGCGGGCCGCCGACCGACGCGACCGGGGCCGGGTCGCCGCCGGCCGGTCGGGCCGCGACCGGGCCGGGACTCGGCGGACCGGCGATCAGCCTGCCCACCGGCGGCGGCGCGATCCGGGCCATCGGCGAGACGTTCGCCGCCCACCCGGTCACCGGGACCGGCGGCATGTCCGTTCCCGTCCCGGTCAGCGGCGGCCGGTCCGGGTTCCAACCCGACCTGACGCTCAGCTACGACTCGGGCGCCGGGAACGGCCCGTTCGGCCTCGGCTGGCAGCTGCCCGTGCCGGCCATCAGCCGGCGCACCGACCGCGGCCTGCCCCGCTACGACGCCACCGACACCTTCCTGCTGTCCGGAGAGGACGACCTGATCCCGGTACCCGGCGGCACTCCGGTCGCCGGACACACGGTGCAGCGGTTCCGGCCACGGACCGAGGGGGCGTTCGCCCGCATCGAGCGGTGGACCCGGGACTCCGACGGTGACGTGCACTGGCGCACCCTGTCCGGGTCGAACCTGCTGGCCGTGTACGGCCGCGACGGCGGCTCCCGCATCGGCCTGGGCGGGCGGGTGCACACCTGGCTGCTCTGCGAGACCCGGGACGATCGGGGCAATGCGGCCACCTACACCTACAAGGCCGAGGACACCGCCGGCCTGGACCTGGACCGGCCGCACGAACGGCACCGCACCGACCGGAACGTCAACCGCTACCTCAAGTCGGTGCGTTACGGCAACACGGTGCCGCTGCTCGACCCCGACGGCCGACGCCCGGTGGACCTGACGCCGGCCCAGATCGCCGACGCCGGCTGGCTGTTCGAGGTGGTCCTCGACTACGGCGAGCACGACCCGGACACCCCGCTACCCGCCGACACCGGGGACTGGACCTGCCGACCGGACCCGTTCTCCACCTACCGCGCGGGATTCGAGGTCCGCACCTACCGGCTGTGCCACCGCATCCTGATGTTCCACCACTTCCCCGACGAGCCGGAGCTGGGCGCGAACTGCCTGGTCCGCGCTGTGGAGCTGGAATACGCCACCGGGCCGGTGCTGTCCACCCTGGTCGAGGTGACCCAGCGCGGCTACGCCCCGGCCGCCGGCGGCGGGCACACCAGCGCCGCACTGCCCCCGGTGACCTTCGAATACACACCGGCCACCATCGCACCGACCACCCGGGAACTGGAGCGGGGCAGCCTGGAGAACCTGCCGGCCGGCGTGGACGGGCGGACCGAGCTGTGGGTGGACCTGGACGGGGAAGGGCTCGCCGGGGTGCTGACCGGGCACGAGGGTGCCCTCTACTACCGGCCGAACCTCGGCGCCGGCCGGATCGGCCCGGTCGCCGCGCTGCCCACCGTGCCGTCGCTGACCGACCTGGCCGGCGGACGCCAGCAACTGGTCGACGTGAACGGTGACGGGCGGATCGAGCTGGTCCAGCTCGGCACCGTACCGGCGGGTTTCGTCCGCCGCACCGACGACGCCGGCTGGTCCGGCTTCCAACCGTTCCGCGAGCTGCCCGCTGTCGACTGGGCCAGCCCCGACCTGCTGCTGCTGGACCTCACCGGAGACGGCCGGGCCGACCTGCTGATCGCCGGTGACACGGTGCTTTCCTGGCACGAGTCGCTGGCCGAGGCGGGGTACGGCCCGGCGCGACCCGCGCTCTGGCCCGCGGACGAGGACCGTGGGCCGCGGCTGCTGCGCTCCGATGACCGGCAGAGCATCTTCCTCGCCGACATGTCCGGCGACGGGCTCACCGACCTGGTCCGGGTCCGCGACGGATCCGTCTGCTACTGGCCCAACGTCGGCTACGGGCGATTCGGCGCCACTGTCGAGATGGACGACGCGCCGTGGTTCACCGGGCCGGACGAGTTCGACCCGGCCCGGGTGCTCCTCACCGACGTGGACGGCACCGGCGTGATGGACCTGTGCTACCTGGGCCGGCGGGAGATCCGGCTCTGGTACAACCAGTCCGGCAACGGCTGGTCGGCCCCCGCCGAGCTGCCCGACCTGCCGCATGTCACGCCCGATTCGACTGTGACAGTGACCGACCTGCTGGGTACCGGCACCGGCTGCCTGGTGTGGTCGTCGCCGCTGCCCGGCGACGCCGTCGGCCCGGTGCGCTACCTGGACCTGGCCGCCGACGGCAAGCCGCACCTGCTCACCCGGGTGGTGAACAACCTGGGCGGCGAGACCACCATCCGGTACGCCGCCTCCACCGCCTTCCAACTGGCCGACAGGCGAGCCGGCCAGCCCTGGGTGACCGGGCTGCCGTTCCCGGTGCAGGTCGTCGAGCGGGTGGAACAGGTGGACCGGATCGCCGGGACCCGCCTGGTCACCGGCTACCGCTACCACCACGGGCACTACGACGGCGTCGAGCGGGAGTTCGCCGGCTTCGGCATGGTCGAGCAGATCGACGGCGAGTCGTTCGTGGACCACGTGTTGGGCGTCGAGGCGGTCGACGGCAACCAGGACACCTCGCCCGAGCTGTTCCAGCCACCGGTCACCACGAAGACCTGGTACCACACCGGCGCCCCGGTCGACCTGTCCGCCGAGTGGTACGCCGGCCGGCACCTGCCCACCGCGGAGCTGCCGACCGGAGTCTCCGCCGTGGAGCTGCGGGAGAGCCGGCGGGCGTTGCGCGGCCTGCCCCTTCGGCAGGAGGTGTACTCGTACGACGGCAGTGCCGCGCAGGAGCACCCGTACGGGGTGGTCGAGCAGACGTACCAGGTGCAGCGGCTGGACGCGCGGGTGTTCGTCGCCGTCGAGCGGGAGGCGGTCAGCCTCTCCTACGACCGGCAGCCGGACGAGCCCCGGATCAGCCACCGGCTCAACCTGGTCCTCGGCCCGTACGGCACCGTCGTCCAGGCCGCCGCTGTGGTCTACGGCCGCACCACGCCCGACCCGGAGCTGCCCACCGAGGTGACCGCCGAACAGCGACGCCGTCACGTCACGTACGGCGAGCAGCTGTACACCCCGGACATCGACGAGACGCTGCCGGTGCCGGCGTACCGGATCCGCGCCGCGTATGAGGCGGTCGGGCACGAGCTGACCGGGCTGGCCCCGGCCGGCCCGCTGTTCACCCGCGCCGAACTGCTCGCCGGGTTCGCCGCTGCCACCCCGATCGGGTACGAGGTGGTGGCCGACGAGGTCAGCGCGCAGCGGAGGTTGCTGTCCCGGTCACAGGTGCGGTTCCGGGACAACGCGCTGACGCCGCTGCCGGCCGGGCAGTGGGACAGCCTGGGGTTGGGGCACCAGACGTACCAGCTCGCCTTCACCCCGGCCGCGCTGGCCGCCGGCTACGGCACGGCGGTGACCGACGCGGACCTGGCCGCCGCCGGCTACGTGCACCTCGACGGCGGCCCGGACTGGTGGATCCCGTCCGGCGAGATGCGCTATCCCGCCGACCCGGCCGCGCACTTCTACCTGTCCAACGGGGCCCGGGACGCGCTGGGCATGGCGACGGCGGTCACCTTCGACGACTACCACCTGCTCAGCGAGCGGGTGACCATCGACCAGGCCGCCTGGTCGGTCACCACCGCCGTCAACGACTACCGGGTGCTCGGCCCGAGCCTCGTCACCGACCCGAACGGGCAGCGCCGCGCGGTGCGCTACGACGAGTTGGGCCGGGTGGTGGCCTCGGCGCTGCTCGGCCGGCTCGGCGCCGGGGACGGCGACACGCTCGATGATCCGACGTTGACATTCACCTACGACCCGTTCAACTGGGTGGCCAACGGCCAGCCCGCGTACAGCCGGGGCCGGCACCGGGAACGGCACGGCCCGACCAACTCGCGCTGGCTGGAGAGCTACGAGTACAGCACCGGCACCGGTGGTGTGGCGATCACCAAGTCGCGGGTGCATCCGGGCAGGGCCCTGGAGGTGGGTGAGGACGGGGTGGCCGTCGAGGTGGACGCCGACCCGCGCTGGGTCGGCACCGGCCGCACGGTGGTCAACAACAAGGGCAACCCGGTGAAGCGGTACCAGCCCTACTTCAGCACCACCCACGAGTACGAGGACGCGGCGGCGCTGCGCGAGATCGGCGCCACCGCGATCCGCTACTACGACCCGCTGGGCCGTGCCGTGCTGACCCGGTATCCGGACGGCACCCTGAGCCGGGTCGAGTCGACGGCCTGGTCGCACCGGTTGTTCGACGCCAACGACACGGTGCTCGACAGCCAGTGGTACGCCGAGCGGGGCAGCCCCGCCGTGTCCGATCCGGAACCGGCCGACCCGGCCACCCGCGCCGCGTGGCTCGCCGCCGGGCACGCCGACACGCCCTCCGTGATCCACTTCGACAGCCTGGGCCGGGCCGTTTACACGGAGGCCGACCGGGGCGCCGGCCAGCGCTTCGGCGTCCGCACCAGGGGAGACCTCACCGGCCGGTCCTCGGACGGGTACGACGCGCTGGGCCGGCACATCGCCAACGCGGCCACCGCCATGCACGGCGCGGGAGTGCGGTCGTGGAGTGCGGAGAAGGGCGAGCGGTGGGTGTTCCAGGATGTGCTCGGCGGGGTGCGCCGGATCTGGGACGAACACGGCCGGACCTTCCGCACGACGTACGACGCCCTGCACCGGCCCGTCGGCGTGTACGTCAGCGAGTCCGCCGGCGCGGAGCGCTGCGTGCAGTACGTGGTCTTCGGCGACCGGCATCCGGACGCGGCGACGCTGGGCCTGCACGGCGTGCCGTACCTGGTGTTCGACCCGGCGGGCCAGGTGCGGGTGCCCGAGGTGGACTTCAAGGGCAACCCGCGTCGCGCCGAACGGAGACTCGCCACCGACCACGTCGACGGCCCGGACTGGTCGCCGGTGGCCGCCGCACCCGACCACGCCGCGCTGCTGGCCGCCGCGGCACCGCTGCTGGAGAGTGAGGTCTTCGGCACCGCCGCCGAGTACGACGCGGTGAACCGTCCGACAGTGGTCACCCTGCCCGACGCCACCGAGCTACGACCGACCTACCTCGAGGGCGGCATGCTGGGCCGGCTCACCGCCCGGCTGCGCGGCCAGGGCGCGGAGGTGGAGTTCCTCTCCGAGCAGGACTACGACGCGCTGGGCCGGCGGCGGTTCGCCCGGCACGGCAACGGGCTGGTCACCGAATACTTCTACGACCCGATGACGTTCCGGTTGGAACGTCTGCTCACCGCCGGAGTGCGCGACCTGCACTACACGTACGACCCGGTGGGCAACCTGACCCGGGTGGCCGAGCCGGGCGCCCCCACCTTCTTCGGCAACGCGGCGGTGCCGGCCGCCAGCGACTACGCGTACGACCCGCTCTACCAGTTGGTCCGGGCCAGCGGGCGGGAGTTGGCCGGGGCGCCCAACGACGCGATCCGCGACCACACCGACGTGCCACCGGCCGGAAGCCTCACCGATGCCGGCGCGGTACGTGCCTACACCGAGGAGTACGAGTACGACCCGCTGGGCAACCTCACAGTGCTCCGGCACCGGTTCCGGACGCAGGCCGGGGTGGGCGCCGGCTGGACCCGGCACTACCGGTACGCGTACCAGGACGACCCGGCCGACGCCACGAACCGACTGACCGCCACGAGCCTCCCCGGCGACGCCGACGGCGGCCCCTACTCGGCCCTGTACGCGCACGACGCCGTCGGCAACCTGACCGTCATGCCGCACCTGCCGGCCCTGGAGTGGAACGTCCACGACCAGCTCCGCCGGGTCGACCTCGGCGGCGGTGGCGAGGCCCGGTTCGTCTACGCCGCGAGCGGGCAGCGGCTGCGCAAGGTCGTGGACCGGCCGGGCAGCGTCCAACTCGAATGGATCTTCCTGGGTGCGGTCACCGTGTTCCGCCGACGCAACAGGGTCACCGGTGTCCTCCAGCACGAACGGTGGACCACCACGATCGCCGACGACACCGGCCCGGTCGCCCAGGTGGACGTCAAGACCGTCGACGTCGGCGGCTTCGACCCGGCCAACCCGCTCGGCGTTCCGCTGATCCGTTACCAGCTCACCAACCACCTCGGCTCGGCCGCGCTGGAGACCGACGCGGCCGGGGTGCTCATCTCCTACGAGGAGTACCACCCGTACGGCACGACCGCGTACCGCTACGGCCGCTCGGGCGCCGACCTCAGCCTGAAGCGGTACCGCTTCGGCGGGCACGAGGTGGACGACGAAACCGGCTTCTGCTACGCCGGGGCCCGGTACTACGTGCCGTGGCTCGGACGGTGGGCGAGCAGCGACCCGGGCGGCTTCGCCGACGGGGGCAACCTGTTCCGGTACTGCCGCAACAATCCGGTGGGAATGGTCGACCCGTCCGGGTTCAAGCCCACCACTGTCAAGGGGCCGGAAACCCACGACATCTCCATCACGGAGTCCCACTTCACCGGGTCCGAAAACCCCACAGTGGAGGACTTCCGCCGCTACCTCAGCAGCCACGGCGCAACCCTCGACCCGCGAATCAACAACAAGAACTCGGTCATCTACTACCAGGCAAACGTCACCCTCAACCTGGAGGGCGGCAACTGGTCCGAGCACCCAGGCGGCACCTGGGTGCTGCACGCCGTACTGCCGCCGCCGGCACCGCCGAAGCCGAAGCCCGCGCCGCCTCCGCCGCCACCGGAGCCGCCACCGGCCGAGCCGCCGCCACCCGCCCCGGCCCCGCCACCCGAACCGCCGCCCGCCGCGCCGCCGGCCGACTCCGGCGGCAAGGCTCCGGCCGCACCCGGCGCCGTCGGCGGGGCCGCCGCGCACACCGCGCCCGCCGCCGAGAAGTTCATCTGGAACTTCAAGTTCAAAGGCGGCCGGGGGACGTTCCGCGGCAACATCCTCGAATGGCTGTACGGCATGCCGTGGCGCGACAACACAGCGAAGTACGACCTGGAGACCAGCACCACGGTCAAGCAGATCAAGACGACCGACCGGTACGGCAAGGCCGGTGACATCGCCCGGGAGGCGACCCGGGACGCGGACGCCGCGATCCAGGCCAACCCGACCGGCACCATGGCCGGCAAGCGATCCCAGGCCGTCATCATCACCGAGACCGACGCGCCGGCCAGCGCCGGAAACGCGATCCGCACGGCCACCAACCCGGGACGCGGGCGGGACATCCCGGCCAGTGCCACCGCGCCGGAGCACGTGCGCGGACTGCCGGGCCGGACCGGCATGCTCGGCAAGGGGCTCGGTATCGCCGGCTTCGGTCTGTCGGCGTTCGCCCTGTGGGGCGACTACCAGCACGGCGACTGGGAGATGGGCGTCGGTGACGCGCTCGGCGCGGTCGGCGGTGGCCTCGAGCTGTACGCCATCGCCGTGCCCGGTGCCACTGTCGCCACCGTCAGCGCGATGACCGCCGGACTGGTGATCGGTGGCATCGGTCTGGCCGCCGTCTCGTACGTCAGCATGAACCGGGCCGCCGAGGTCGGCGACACGCCGGGGGTGGTGGCCGGTGGCGTCGGCATCGGGGCGGGCCTGGCCATCGCCGCGGGTGCCATCGGCATCGCGGCCGGCAGCGTGGTGATCGCCCCGGTCGTGCTCGCGGTCGGCATCGTCGCCGCCATCGGCGTGGGGGTCTTCCATGCGGGCCGCTACTTCGACTGGTGGTGA